The Paenibacillus sp. FSL R7-0345 DNA segment TCAAAGGATCGGACGATAGAAGTGAGGGCATCCTCTTCCAGCCTGCTTGCCAGACAGAATAATACGCCAGGCTGGCCTTCCGGGCTGCTGGCCCGGACCAGCTTGGCATCCCGCTTCAGCGAAAGCTTCAGCGCTTTGCGGATATCCTCACAGCGGCTGCTTGTAATCCAGACTGCACGGGAGCGGGAAAGGCCGCGCAGGGAAAAGCGGACACCTTCAAATGCAAGCAGATAAGCAATGATTGAATACATCGCCTGATCCCAGCCGAACAGCATACCTCCGGCGAGCAGAATAGCGCAGTTAAACAGCATGATGACCACTTCAGCCGATTTGGCCGGACCACCGTCTGGCAACAGAAAGCCTTGTTCTCTGACATTCCGGGTAAGTCCCCCGGAGCGGATCATTACTCCTATTCCAAGACCAAGGCACAGTCCTCCGGCAATTGCAGCAATTAAAGGATCTGCCGACACTGCCGGAAAATGATGCAGCGCGAGGGAGCCGACAGTCAGACAGAACAAGCCGAGCAAAGTATATAAGGCAAACCGCAGATTAATCTGCTTGCGCGAGAGTAGTATAAACGGCAGGTTGAACAGAAACAGAAACAGGCCAAGACGCATTTCGGTAAGGTGAGAGAGCAGGGCGGAAAGGCCGGCTATACCGCCAAGTACCAGCTTATGAGGCATCAGGAACAGTTCAAGTCCGACCGCTGCCAGCAGCCCTCCGCAGATGACAGAAAGGATACGGATAAGCCGGCTCCGGCCGGAAGCCGAAAGTTCATGATCTAAAGGTTGATTCATCCTAGTGTTCCTCCTTCGGCAAGGAAACTTTATTTAGTTCCGCCGCAGTGGCGGGAGTAAGATTGACATTAGCGAAGACTTGGGGAATTCAGATGAAAAAAATTGAGCATGTAATTTTACATAATTGGACATATATTTAAGCGGCTGCAGCAGCAGCCGTTTCAGACGGTGATAAAAGGCTGGATACAGCAGGACGAAACAGACAGGCAGCCCCTGCTCCGGCTCAGAAGGCAGAGGGTTTCCGTGATAGACAGCGCGCATAAACGGAATAGACTTGGGTAGGGGAGGCAGCATACGTGCCGGCTGCGACATTTTATGTTCATAGCGTTCGATATGCGGCCTGTGCTCGGATTCTGCACTGCTGACGGCTCCTGAGGAGCTGCTTAGTGTCATGAAAAGCAATAGCGGAATCAAAGCTGCACGCAGCCAGATTGTAAGCGGTTTACGGGCTAGATATGCCATCTCGGAAACACCTCCTTACTGTATCTTGTAGTTTAAGCATACCATATGTTTTGCACAAGAACCAATGGATTGCCCGGAATTGTAACCCCAAATAGGCAGAGAAACCGAAAGATCGCCAGTAAATAAACGGTTTTTAAAGAATAACAGGCTTTAGAATAAAATTTTTGACGATGTTGTGGATAATTGGCCCGGGATGAATGATTTACAGGCTTGTTATTATGGAGCAGCAGTCCAAAAACCAGCGGCCGGTATCCGGTTCCTCCGCTGGTTTTGGCTGTTCTTATAAATGCTGTCCTACAGAACCCGCTGCATGTGGATAATGACGTTATGCCAATATCCGGAATCAAGCTCGCTGATCTGTACACCGGGTTCTCCCCAGGTATGAATGAACTTCCCATTACCGATATAAATACCCACATGTCCGGGAACTGCGTCGCTCTCAAAGCGTCCGGGGACGGTGAAGAAAATCAGATCCCCTGCTTTAAGATCATCGCGGCTCACCCGCCGGCCGATGTTGTCCTGATCCCGGGCTAGCCGCGGCAGTTCTACACCGAACTTCCTGAATACGTGGCGGGTGAAGGAGGAACAGTCAAACTTCTTGGTTTCTTCGTAGGTGCCTGCTCCGAAATCATAAGGGACACCTAAAAATTTCTTGGCATAGGCTACAAGCTCTCCGGTATCCACATCGGATGTGCTTTGAATCCGCAATGTATTCGGCGCTCCCGTGCCGGCTGCCTTGCCGTTTATTACACCAGAGTCCTTGTCGGTCGGAGCTGCAATATTAATTTCACCTGTTGTCGGATTCCAGCCGACCTCAGTCTGCAGCAGTTTGGACAGGGAGGTTGGCGTAATGTAAATTTGACCGTCCCGGCGGACGGGAGCATCGGGCAGTGTTACTTTATCACCAAGCGAGAACACTTGTGCTGAATTGGGCTTCAACATATACATCACGTCGGTATAACCGATTTTGGCGTAGCCTCCGCTGGAAGTGTCATCCTTCATCCTGTACCCAAGTGCGGCTGCGGCAGGCTTCAGCGGAATCCAGAATTTGCCGTTATCATCTTTAACATATGATTTTTCATAATAGCTGCCGGCAAATGCGCCGGAAGGGGTAATGGAGTTAACCTTGGGCTTCTGGTCGTTCTGATAATATCCGCAGGCACTGCCAGTCAGGGAAAGGGCAACTAACAGCGCTGCGGCGGCTGATTTTTTGGATACGGTATTCTTCATATGTCACGCTCCATCTTCAGACTGTAGCTTCAGTTTGTGCAGGATGCGGTAAATTATTAGCATAGAGTTACTGGGTCTGCTGCCTGTTCCTGCATAAGGCGGTCTCTTCGTACAGAGCTTGTCGATATTGTGCGTATATTGTAATAACTGGATTGGTGATAAACGATTGACGGATATACAACCTACATATAATATAAGTTTAATAGAAAGCTGTATTTGATGTGAGATTGATGTAAGCTTTTGCTTTAATGCTTTTAAAGATGAAAGCGATAATGCTGAGTCGCTCCCATTGATACACGCGCTGATACCGTAAACAGAAAAGGGGTTATCTGATGAAGAAATCGAAAATTTGGGCCGGTCTGGGCCTGTGC contains these protein-coding regions:
- a CDS encoding NlpC/P60 family protein produces the protein MKNTVSKKSAAAALLVALSLTGSACGYYQNDQKPKVNSITPSGAFAGSYYEKSYVKDDNGKFWIPLKPAAAALGYRMKDDTSSGGYAKIGYTDVMYMLKPNSAQVFSLGDKVTLPDAPVRRDGQIYITPTSLSKLLQTEVGWNPTTGEINIAAPTDKDSGVINGKAAGTGAPNTLRIQSTSDVDTGELVAYAKKFLGVPYDFGAGTYEETKKFDCSSFTRHVFRKFGVELPRLARDQDNIGRRVSRDDLKAGDLIFFTVPGRFESDAVPGHVGIYIGNGKFIHTWGEPGVQISELDSGYWHNVIIHMQRVL
- a CDS encoding YitT family protein gives rise to the protein MNQPLDHELSASGRSRLIRILSVICGGLLAAVGLELFLMPHKLVLGGIAGLSALLSHLTEMRLGLFLFLFNLPFILLSRKQINLRFALYTLLGLFCLTVGSLALHHFPAVSADPLIAAIAGGLCLGLGIGVMIRSGGLTRNVREQGFLLPDGGPAKSAEVVIMLFNCAILLAGGMLFGWDQAMYSIIAYLLAFEGVRFSLRGLSRSRAVWITSSRCEDIRKALKLSLKRDAKLVRASSPEGQPGVLFCLASRLEEDALTSIVRSFDQDSKITVSNTQPDSIAEWVRRKIS